A region of Salirhabdus salicampi DNA encodes the following proteins:
- a CDS encoding MFS transporter: MDKQKLALLALASIPLVMTLGNSMFIPVLPTIEKKIDITPFQSSMIITVYSIIAIPLIPIAGYLSDKFGRKKVLIPSLIITGIGGALSAFAAWKLDNPYMLILIGRFLQGVGAAGAFPVVIPTVGDMFKDEKEVSHGLGVIETANTAGKVLSPILGAALAFIIWFVPFVSIPILSAIAIFLIMVFVKPPKQNDVQKEKFQQFLQKVKEIFQKNSKWLTAIFFIGCINMFVLFGFLFHLSSILEDKYDINGIMKGVVLAVPLLVLCTASFVTGKKIGSSKVVMKWVILIGNATAAGAFVFVRADMTLMIMLILLSVAGLGIGISLPSLDSLITEGIEKEERGTITSIYSSMRFVGVAAGPPVAAMMMKNFPAIMYVSFAILSAVGALWTFLAIKPEKEKQAPQNAH; the protein is encoded by the coding sequence GTGGATAAACAAAAATTGGCATTGCTTGCATTAGCTTCAATTCCTCTTGTCATGACATTGGGAAATTCAATGTTTATACCAGTTTTACCAACAATAGAGAAAAAAATTGATATTACACCTTTTCAATCAAGTATGATTATTACGGTGTATTCCATTATTGCTATTCCCCTTATTCCAATTGCAGGGTATCTGTCAGATAAATTCGGCAGAAAGAAAGTCCTGATTCCGAGTTTAATTATTACCGGTATTGGTGGAGCACTATCAGCATTTGCAGCTTGGAAATTGGATAACCCATACATGCTCATTCTCATCGGACGCTTTTTACAAGGGGTAGGAGCAGCGGGAGCATTTCCGGTTGTCATCCCTACGGTTGGAGATATGTTTAAAGATGAAAAAGAGGTTAGTCATGGATTAGGCGTCATTGAAACGGCAAATACAGCTGGTAAGGTTCTGAGTCCAATATTAGGAGCAGCACTAGCTTTTATTATTTGGTTCGTACCGTTTGTATCGATTCCTATTTTATCAGCTATTGCGATATTCCTTATTATGGTATTTGTTAAACCTCCGAAACAAAATGATGTACAAAAAGAAAAGTTTCAGCAGTTCTTACAAAAAGTGAAAGAAATATTTCAAAAGAATAGCAAATGGCTTACAGCTATTTTCTTTATAGGCTGTATAAATATGTTCGTTCTGTTTGGTTTTTTGTTTCATTTATCTTCTATATTAGAAGATAAATATGACATTAACGGTATTATGAAAGGTGTCGTATTAGCAGTGCCGTTACTCGTCCTCTGTACCGCTTCATTTGTTACAGGTAAGAAAATTGGTAGCAGTAAAGTGGTCATGAAATGGGTAATTTTAATTGGCAATGCAACGGCAGCAGGTGCATTTGTGTTCGTGAGAGCTGATATGACACTAATGATCATGCTAATTTTACTTTCAGTTGCCGGGTTGGGAATCGGTATTTCGTTACCGAGTTTAGATTCATTAATTACTGAAGGAATCGAAAAAGAGGAGAGAGGTACAATTACCTCCATATATAGCAGTATGCGATTTGTAGGTGTCGCTGCCGGGCCACCTGTAGCTGCGATGATGATGAAAAATTTCCCTGCTATTATGTATGTTAGTTTTGCTATCCTTAGTGCTGTTGGTGCATTGTGGACCTTTCTAGCAATAAAACCAGAAAAAGAAAAACAAGCTCCTCAAAATGCTCACTAA
- a CDS encoding amidohydrolase, producing MLAIQHASGFIGNGETIKDVTILIEDGKIQSIGENIHIPPNYDVIDASGKVVTPGLIDVHTHLGVFEQGVGKEGHDFNETSSATTAEIRAIDGINPFEKGLEDARSSGVTTVQILPGSANVIGGEMAIVKTAGTVVDEMIVKEPSGLKAATGENPKRVHGDKGKMPTTRMGVAALLRKKLIEGQNYLNERESEKIGRNLELENIAKVLRKEIPLRVHAHRAEDIATVLRLKREFDIELTIEHGTEGHLMADYIAKHNVSIAVGPTMTSRSKVELENRGWHTLTAFADAGVPFAITTDHPVVTIDHLITSAIMGIKYGLPEATALQALTLNAAKHIGIDHQVGSLEVGKDADVVIWNGDPFDLRNCVVTTILNGKVVYSHTL from the coding sequence ATGCTTGCAATTCAACACGCTAGTGGATTTATTGGAAATGGAGAAACGATTAAGGATGTAACGATATTAATTGAAGACGGTAAAATTCAATCTATTGGAGAAAACATTCATATCCCGCCTAACTACGACGTTATTGATGCTAGTGGAAAAGTTGTTACTCCCGGCCTCATCGATGTACATACCCACCTTGGTGTATTTGAACAAGGTGTTGGAAAAGAAGGACACGACTTTAACGAAACAAGTAGTGCAACTACGGCTGAAATACGTGCTATTGACGGCATTAATCCGTTTGAAAAAGGGCTTGAAGACGCACGTAGCTCCGGTGTTACTACTGTGCAAATCCTTCCAGGGAGTGCTAACGTTATTGGTGGGGAAATGGCAATCGTAAAAACTGCAGGCACAGTAGTTGATGAAATGATTGTAAAAGAGCCTTCTGGTTTAAAAGCCGCAACTGGCGAAAACCCAAAACGTGTTCATGGAGATAAGGGAAAAATGCCAACTACACGTATGGGCGTAGCTGCTCTATTAAGAAAAAAATTAATAGAAGGTCAAAATTATCTCAATGAACGAGAATCCGAAAAAATCGGAAGGAATTTGGAGTTAGAAAATATCGCTAAAGTGTTAAGAAAAGAGATTCCGTTACGGGTTCACGCTCATCGGGCAGAAGATATTGCAACGGTCCTACGTCTTAAACGAGAGTTTGATATTGAGTTAACTATTGAACATGGTACAGAAGGGCACTTAATGGCTGATTATATTGCTAAGCATAATGTAAGCATTGCGGTAGGTCCAACGATGACGTCCCGTTCAAAAGTGGAGCTTGAAAATCGTGGTTGGCACACTTTAACCGCTTTTGCTGATGCGGGTGTTCCCTTTGCAATTACAACAGACCACCCTGTTGTCACAATTGACCACTTAATAACGAGTGCTATCATGGGAATAAAATACGGCTTACCGGAAGCAACTGCCCTACAAGCGTTAACGCTAAATGCAGCTAAACATATTGGAATCGATCATCAAGTAGGATCCCTTGAAGTAGGTAAGGATGCAGATGTTGTAATTTGGAATGGAGACCCCTTTGACTTACGTAATTGTGTTGTGACAACCATTTTAAACGGTAAAGTTGTATATAGTCATACATTATAA
- a CDS encoding DUF2294 domain-containing protein, producing the protein MCKTIGTVEAEIGKALTHWEKDFLGRGSVSVKTDILRDMIIVSLRGILTPAEYSVCNSIEGTLSIKRNRADLVESGTSQLYEIISNIAEENIKSFYTDLSTVTGERIMVFKMEIDLETKWKIN; encoded by the coding sequence ATGTGTAAAACCATTGGAACAGTTGAAGCAGAAATCGGAAAGGCATTAACCCACTGGGAAAAGGATTTTTTAGGCCGTGGATCTGTATCTGTAAAAACTGATATACTCCGTGACATGATTATCGTCTCTTTACGTGGCATATTAACACCTGCAGAATATTCTGTATGTAACTCCATAGAAGGTACACTTTCTATAAAACGAAATCGTGCCGATTTAGTAGAGTCGGGTACATCTCAGCTTTACGAGATTATTTCGAATATAGCCGAGGAAAACATTAAAAGTTTTTATACAGATTTAAGTACCGTTACAGGTGAACGAATAATGGTATTTAAAATGGAAATAGATTTGGAGACAAAATGGAAAATAAATTAG